Genomic DNA from Acidimicrobiales bacterium:
TCGAGGATCGGCTTGATGCCGGCGCAGCCGATCGCAATGTCGGTGAGTCCACGCCGCCACGGGCGGCCGAAGGTGTCGGCCACGATGATGGCTACGTCGATGCCCTGACGCCCTTTGATCGCGTCTCGTAGTCGCCGCGCACTGCGGTCGGAATCCTCGGGGAGGAGACAGGCCACGTCGGCGTCGACGTTGGAGCGATCGATGCCCGAGTTGGCGCAGATGAACCCGTGCTTGGTCTCGGTGATGATGAGGTCGCCGCGGCGGCGGATGACCCTCCGGGCCTCTGCCAGCACCAGTGGCTTGTGCGACTGGGGGTCAGTCGGATCGACCTTGACGAGCCGATCCTCGGCCTTCGACACGACCTTCTGGCTGACGATCAGCACGTCGTGGTCTCGCAGCTGCTCGTGCTCACCCAACGACGCGGCGCAGGCGTCCATGATCATCCCGGCCAAGTCGTCGCCAGGACGGATCTCGGGTAGGCCGCCGATGGGAATGATCTCGAGCCGTCGCAGCGTCATGGCCGACAGTCTGGCGCACCCCCGCCCCGATCACCCACTACGCCAACTGTCCACACTCGAGCCCAAACCAGCGAACTGTCCACACTGGAGCTCAGAATGGGGCTTCAGTGTCGACAGTTCGACGGAGAGGGCTTCAGCCTCGACAGATGGTGGTGGACGAGGCGGCAGTTTGGACACCGGGGGTGGGGGAGGTATACACCTCCAGCAGTGAGCACCTCGCAGCCCATGGGTGACCGCATCGCCGAGCGGTTTCCCTACCACCTCATCGCGCTGGGTGTCGTGCTGTACGGCACCGGACCGGTGCTCGCCCGCTCGGCCGACACCTCGGGCGTGTTGCTGTCGTTCTGGCGGCTGTGGTTCGGGTTCGGCGTGCTGGTCGTCTCGGCGGTCGTCCAGCGATTGAGTGGGCGTTCGCTCGCCACTCCGAAGGGGCTGAAATGGGCCGCGCTGGCGGGTGCAGCCTTCTCGCTGAACCAGGTCTTCTTCTTCACCGCCATCAAACGGACGAGCGTCGTCGATGCCAGCCTGATGAGCACGCTTGCTCCGATCGTCGTCGGCTTCGCGGCCATCCCGATGTTCGGGGAGCGACCGGCGCCCGCGTTCCGACTGTGGTCCGTCGTGGCGATGGCCGGCGCTGCGTTCGTCGTGCTCGGGAGCTCGCAGGGCCCGGACGGCGACCCGATCGGTATGGCCATGGCCATGGTCAGCACGACGTTCTTCGCCATGTTCTTCCTGATCTCGAAGATCAGTCGTGAACACCTCTCGGTGGTGGCGTTCCTCACCACGGTCATGGGGACGGCGGCGGTCCTGGTGTCGCTGTTCGTGTTGGCGATCGGGAGTGATCCCGGGAGCGTCGGCACCACTGATCTGTGGCGGGCGCTGGCCATGGCGGTCGTACCCGGCACCCTGGGTCATGTCGTCATGACCTGGCCCCTGCGCTACACCCCGGCAAACGTTCCACCGCTGATGCGACTCGCCGGGCCGGTGGTGTCCGGGACCATGGCCTGGATCTTCCTCGGCGAGGGGATCACGTGGGTCCACCTGGCCGGCGGGGCAATCATCCTTGCCGGTCTGATCGGGGCGATTCGCTCGAAGGCCGGGCAGGCACTCGTCACCGAGGCCCGCGCAAAGGACGCCGAGTCGGTCGGCTCACTGCCGACCTGAGTCCCACGCCGAGATCAGGCGTCGAGCACGACCTCGGCCAGCGCGACGGTGGTGTCGAGATCGCTCATGATCGTGGGGGCGACGACACATCGCACGCCGAGCGCTTCGATGGCCGGGGCCAGCTCGGCGTCGACTTCGTCAATCACCAGCACACCGACCACGTCTCGGTACCACTCGGCGACGGCCACGGCGGACGCCTCGCGTCCGAGCTCGACGAGCAGGCGGTCGGCGGGCCCCTTCAGCGCCTTGCCGCCGATGATCGGTGACACGCCGACCACGGTGTCGCGACGAGCCGCCAGCGCCGCACGCACACCCGGCACGGCGAGGACGGGGTCGATCGAGACGACCGGGTTCGACGGAGCGACAATGAGGTGATCGGCCGAGGCGATGGCATCGAGGACGCCCGGGGCGGGTGCGGCCGTCTCGGCACCGGCGAAGCGGACCGACGACACCGGGACGCCGTGCTGGAGCCGCACGAAGTACTCCTGGAAGCCGATCTCTCCCTCGGTCGTGGTGGTGACCATGGTGCGGAGGCGGTCGTTGGTGACCGGCAGCACCGTGAGGTCGAGGTCCCAACCGGCGATCACCTTGGCGGTGGCCTCGGCGAGGGTGGCCCCGGTGCTGAGCAGGTGGGTGCGGTAGAGGTGGGTGCCCAGATCGCGGTCGCCGAGATTGAACCAGTCGACCCCGCCGTAGCGGCCCACCATCTCCATCGCCTGCCAGGTCTCGCCGTCGAGACCCCAACCCCGCTCCGGGCTGACGGCATCGGCAAGGGTGTAGGTGATCGTGTCGAGGTCGGGCGAGATGTGGAGTCCGTGGAGTTCGAGGTCGTCGCCGACGTTGACGATCGCCGTGAGCCGGTCACCGGGAACGAGCCGCGTGAGGCCTCGCAGCAGGCGGGCCGCGCCGACGCCGCCGCAGATGACTGCCGCCGTTGGTTCGTTCTGATCGGGCATCGATCAGACGCGCTGTTGACGAGCGACGAGCTCCATGTCGCCTTCGACCATCATCTCGACCAGCTCGCGGAACGAGGTCTTCGGCTGCCAACCCAGCTGGGCCTTCGCCTTCGCCGGGTCGCCGATGAGGAGATCGACTTCGGCTGGACGCATGAACCGCTCGTCCTGCACCACGTGGTCCTGCCAGTTCAGCCCGACGTGGCTGAAGGCGATCTCGCAGAACTCTTGCACGCTGTGGGTCTCGCCGGTCGCGATCACGAAGTCGTCGGCGGTGTCTTGCTGGAGCATGGCCCACATCGCCTCGACATAGTCACCGGCGAATCCCCAGTCGCGCTCGGGATGCAGGTCACCCAACGGCAACTCGGTGGCGAGACCCTGCTTGATCCGAGCCACGTGATTGGTGATCTTGCGGGTGACGAACTCGAGCCCACGACGCGGCGACTCGTGGTTGAACAAGATGCCACTCGTGGCGTGCATGTTGTAGGACTCGCGGTAGTTCACGGTGATCCAGTGCCCGTAGAGCTTGGCGACGCCGTAGGGCGAGCGGGGGTAGAACGGGGTGGACTCGGTCTGGGGGACGGCCTGGACCTTGCCGAACATCTCCGACGACGACGCCTGGTAGAAGCGGATGTCACGGTCGATGTCGCGCACGGCGTTGAGAAGGCGGGTCACGCCAAGGGCGGTCGTTTCGCCGGTGAGCACCGCCTGCTGCCACGAGGTCTGGACGAACGATTGGGCGCCGAGGTTGTAGATCTCGGTGGGCCGCACCCGCCGGACGACGTCGTGCATCGAGGCCTCGTCGAGGAGGTCGCCCTGCTCGATCCGGATGTCGTCTTGGATGTGGGAGATACGTTCGAAGTTCACGGTCGACGACCGTCGGACGATACCGACGACGTCGTAGCCCTTCTCCAGGAGGAACTCGGCCAGGTACGAACCGTCCTGGCCGGTGAGTCCGGTGATGAGTGCGCGCTTGGTCATGTTTGCTCCTGCGGGTCGGTAGCGGTCGGGTGGGCGGCCGCGACGCGAAGTCTTGCATCTTCGAGTACGTCAGCCAGGGTCTGGTCGAGTGGGATGGTCGGCGTCCAGCCGGTGTCGTCGTGGAGTCGGCGCGCCGACCCCCGGTGCACAGGCACGTCGATCGGGCGGAGTAGCGACTCGTCGATCGCAGTGTCGATCTCGACCGAGGCGAGCGACCGTAGCTGTTCGAGCACCTCGCTCATCGCCACGTCGTGCCCGGTGCAGATGTTGTAGGTGCGCCCGGGCGTTCCCCGTTCGGCGAGGAGGCGGTAGGCCCGTACGGTGTCGCGGACGTCGGTGAAGTCGCGCCGAGCGGACAGGTCGCCATGGCGGACCTCACCGCCACCGGCGAGCTCGGCTTCGGCGATGCGCTGAGCGAAGGCCGCAACGACGAAGCCTGGTGACTGGCCCGGCCCGATGTGGTTGAACGGCCGGGCGATGACCACGTCGAGATCGTGAGAGCGGTCGAACTGGAGGGCGAGGACCTCGGCCGCCGCCTTCGAAGCGCCGTACGGCGACGCGGGGTTGGTGGGCTGTTCATCGAGGATCGGCATGCTGGCGGGATCGAGCGGGCCGTAGACGTCGGCGCTCGACACGATGACGACTCGGGCGACGCCGGCACCGTCAGCCGCTTCGAGCACTGCGAGCGTGCCCTCGGTGTTGACTCGCCAGACCTGGCGAGGATTGGCCCACGACGCGCCGACATTGCTCCAACCGGCAAGGTGATAGATGACGTCGGGGGCGGCGTCGGCGACCAGACCGCGCCAACCGTCGAAATCGAGCAGGTCGGGGCCCCGCCGTGACGGATCGGCCGGATCGGAACCGATGACGGTGTCGCCACATTCGGTGAGGTGGGCCACCAGGTGAGGTCCGACGAATCCGGTTGCGCCGGTGACGAGTGCGTGGGCCACTGCGACAGGGTAGCGACATCGCCACCCTAGGTGTGCGAGAGGGGGCACGACGTGGTCATTCCCGCCGGCGGCGAAGTTGGCCGGGGTGCCGGGTGCGAAGCTTCTGCGGAGGTAGTCTTGCGGCCTCGTGACCGACGCCCCTGCAGCCCGCGCTGCTTCTTCCGAGAACCCCCTCGTGGTCGGACCAGAAGCCTCTGAGCTCCCCATCGACGCCCCACTGGCGTCCGAGGAGCTGCTTGGCGACGGTGGCGGTCCGCCGATCGTTGCCGTGGTCATCGTCGACCGGGGGTCGAACCATCTCGAGCGCACCCTGCAATCGGTGGCGGCGCAGGAGTACACCAATCTCTCGGTCCTCGTGATCGATGCCACCGACGGCGAACCGATCACCGACTTGGTCGCCCGACTTCTTCCCGACGCCTACCTCCATCGCATGCCGAACCGCCTCGGTCGAGCCGGCGCAGCGAACAAGGCCAGCGAGCTCGTCTCCGGTGCGTCCTTCTATCTGTTCGTGACCGCCGGCTTCGAACTCGAGCCCTCGACCACCTCGTCCTTGGTCGAGGAGCTGTATCGCTCCAACGCCGGCATCGTCGCCCCCAAGGTGGTCGACGGCAACGACCCTCGCCGGCTCCGCAGCGTCGGCATGGGTGCCGACAAGTTCGGCGTCGAGGTCGACTACGTCGAGCCGGGCGAGTTCGACCAGGAACAGTACGACACGGTTCGCGACATCTTCTTTGCCCCGAGCGGCGTGCAGCTGGTCCGGGCCGACCTCTTCGCTGCACTGGGCGGCTTCGACTCGGCCATGACCTGGTACGGCGACGACCTCGATCTGTGTTGGCGCGCCCACACCGCTGGAGCCAGGGTCGTCGCCGTACCGCGAGCCGTGGTCCGCTCCCTCGGTATCGAGGCCGACCCCGACGAGCGGCGCCAGCTCCTTGCGAGGCACCGACTTCGAGCGTTGTGCGTCACGTCGACTCGTTTGCATCTCGCCCGCATGCTGCCGGTCGCCATTGCGTTGCTGCTGATGGAAGCTGCCTACTCGCTGGTGGCCGGTCGCCGACGCCAGGCCCGATCGGCCGTCGGTGCCATCACATGGAACCTCCGCAACCTCGGCCAGATCCGGGAGCGGCGCAAGGTCGTGCACGCCCTGCGCAGCGTGTCCGATCGTGAAGTCGGAGCGCTCCAGATGTCGGGTTCGGCCCGCCTCAGCGGCTTTTTCCGGGGCCAGTTCGACGTCGGCGACCGGGTCGTCTCCTTCGCCGGCAACTTCCGCGACTCGTTCACCGGTCAAGATGCTGGTGCGTTCCGCGACGGCTTCATCATCTCGACGTTGATCGGCCTGGTCCTCGTCATCGGGAGTCGTGGACTCATCACGGGTGGAGTGGTTGCCACCGGACAGTTCCTCGACCTCCCCGGCGCCGCCACGCTTCTGAAGGAGTATCTCGGCGACTGGCGGACCGTCGGGCTCGGTGGAACGGGCAACTCGGCCACGGCATTCGGAGTCCTCGGCCTCGGCAAGCTCGCCTTCTTCTGGGGGACCGGCGTGTTCGACACCCTGCTGGTGATCGGGCCCCTGTTCCTCGGCACGCTCGGAGCGTGGCGCCTGGCCCGCCCCTACGGCACGCTTCGCGGCAGCGCCTTCGCCGCCCTGGCGTACGCCGCCAACCCGCTGTCGATCGCCGCCATCGGCGCCGGCCAGTGGAACGCCCTTGTCGTCTTCGGCGCCGGTCCGTTCCTCGTTGGCAGCCTCCTGCGAGTGCAGGGAAGTGCGCCGTTCGGCGACATCGGTGGGTCGCCCAGTCAAGACATCGTCCAGCGGACGCTCCCGGTCCGGCTGGTCCGGTTCGGGCTGCTCGTGGCGGCAGTCGCCACGTTCGTCCCGTCCGTGATCCTCGTGGTGATGGTGGTGATCGTCGGCCAGATCGTCGGCAACCTCCTGTTGGCGAAGACTCGGGGCATGGTCAACCTGGTGCTCGCTGCCATCACCGCGGTTGTGGTGCCGGCGGCGCTGCACGCTCCGTGGACGTTCGACATCATCCAGCGTGGAACGTGGCAGTGGTTCGTCGGGCCGCCGTCGCCCGAAGCCACCTTCGATTCGCTGGCCGACCTCATCCGCTTCGCCCCGGGCATCTCCGAACCGCGCCTCCTGACACTCGGCCTCCTCCTTGCCGCTTCGCTGTCGCTGCTCATCGGCACCGGCGTGCGGCTCGAAGCTGGTGTTCGTGGCTGGTCGCTCGCTGTTGCGGCCTGGCTGCTGTTGTGGAGCGCTCGACGAGGCTGGTTGCCGATCGAGCTCCCCGCCGCCGAGCTGATGCTCGTCCCTGCTGCGGTGGGCGTAGCACTGTCGATCGGTGCGGCAGCGCGCGCCGTCGAGATCGACCTCGTCGGCTACAAGTTCGGCTGGCGCCAGGTCGTGGCGTTCCTCGGTGTCGTCGCCATGGCCGGTGCGGGTGTGCAGCTCCTGCGCAACTCCTACAGCGGACGTTGGGACCTGCCCGAGCAGAGCTATGCCGCAACCACCGATCTGCTGACCGAGCAGCTCGAGGGTCCCGCTCGGGTGCTGTGGATCGGCGAACCGTCGATCCTGCCCGTCGACTCGCTCGAATCGGCCGAGGGGGTCACCTATGCGATCACCGAGGGCGGCGAACCCACGGCGTTCGGGCGCTTCACGCCCGGGAACTACGGGCTGAATGCACAAGTGGGCGAGCAACTCGATCTTGCACTGCGTCGTCAGACGGTACGTGTCGGCCGGCTCCTCGCGCCCTACGGCATCGACTTCGTGGTCGTGGTGCCCCACCTGGCGCCTGCTCCCTACGCAGGCCAGACCTTCGAGGCACCCGAGGACTCGCTCACTGCGCTGCTCGGGCAGCTCGATCTCCAGCGAGTCTCTGGCGTCGCCGACTTCACGGTGTTCCGCAACGAGGCTGCCCGCGGGCCGGTCGTCGGCGTCGAGCACGACATCACCGACCTGGACAATCGAGCCGACATCTTCCTCGACACCGATCTTTCGGTCGGTCGCCGAATGGCCGCCGACTTCGGCTCCGGCTCGTGGAGCTGGAACGCGCCGATGGTCGACCCCGACGCAGAGGTGCTCCCCGAACCGGCGTCGATCCTGGTTGCCGTCACCGGCGACGGCTGGGTCGCCAGCGGTGATGGCGTCACGGCCACGCCGACGGCAGGAGGCTTGCTGGCCGTCGATGCCGGCGGCGTCGACCAGTGGTCGGTCCACCGCCCCGTCGCCTGGTTGCGTTGGTTGCTCCTGATCGCCGAGGCGGCAGCCGTGGCGATTGGTGTTTCCATTGCACGCTCGGAGGATCCGAGCCGATGACACCGTCGGAGGATCCGAGCCGATGACTCGCTGGACTGCCGTGATCGTGTTGATCGGACTCCTGGTCGCCGGAGTCGCCTACGACCGCGTCGACATCGCGCCCGTTCCCGAACCCGAGGTGTCGCTGCCCGAGCCGGTGAGCCCGGCGATCGACGCCAGTGGGTCCTTGAGCACGGTGTGGTTCTGCCCAGTCGGGTCGGGATCGGCCGAAGGCATTGGACTCCACACCCTGGCGCTGACCAACGCCGGCGACACCGATGCGGTCGCCACCATCAACCTGCTCAACGGCAGCGGGCCTGGCCCGTCGGCTCGCATCGACCTTCCTCCTCGCTCGACCGAAACGTTCGAGGTCGCCGAACTCGACCAGTCGAACCTCGTCGGCGCCGTCGTCGAGATCGTCGGTGGCGAGGGGGTGGTCGGACACAACGTGGCCACGAACCGGGGTATCACCCAGGCGCCGTGTGGAACCGAGACGTCCGACTCGTGGTATTTCGCCGATGGCACGACCACACGCGACTCGAGCCAGTTCATCGTCTTGCTGAATCCGTTCTCCCAAGATGTGGTGTTCGACGTCGAGTTCCAGACCGCCACCCGCACCCGAGTGCCCGACGATCTCCAGGCGGCCGTTGTTCCCGGTCGCTCGGTGCGTCTCATCAACGTCGGCGACTACGTCAGCCGCGAAGCGAATGTCGCCACGAAGATCACGTCGGTGCAGGGCCGCTTCGCCGTCGAGCGCCTTCAGTTCTTCGACGGTCAGCTCGGTCCGTCGGGCGTGGCACTGACGTCGGCGGCGATCGCGCCCCGACTCGAGTGGTACCTTCCGGCGGGGCGGGTGCACGATGGCGGCGATCAGCGAGTCACCATCTACAACCCGGGGGAGAGCACCGCCGAGATCGACCTCGAGTTCGATCTCGCCGATCCGGCGGATCGCTCCTCGTATGGTCTGGTGCCGGTCGAGATCACCATCGCCGGTGGACGAATCGCCGTCATCGACCTCGTCGAGGAACTCTCCCGCGCCGGCTATCCGCTGCCGGCCGAGCTCGGCGTCACCCTGCGTTCGACCAACGACGTGGGGATCGTGGCCGAGCGTTGGCAGGTCACTCCCAAGATCGACACCTCGCTGATCGGGGCCGGTGGCACCAATGCCTCGATCGGGTTCGGCCGTGCGCCTCGTCGTTTCCAAGACGGTGAAGACGTCGAGTCACAGGACAATGCCATCCCGGATCCGTCGCTCGAACCCGAGGTGGTACCGCT
This window encodes:
- the cofD gene encoding 2-phospho-L-lactate transferase, yielding MPDQNEPTAAVICGGVGAARLLRGLTRLVPGDRLTAIVNVGDDLELHGLHISPDLDTITYTLADAVSPERGWGLDGETWQAMEMVGRYGGVDWFNLGDRDLGTHLYRTHLLSTGATLAEATAKVIAGWDLDLTVLPVTNDRLRTMVTTTTEGEIGFQEYFVRLQHGVPVSSVRFAGAETAAPAPGVLDAIASADHLIVAPSNPVVSIDPVLAVPGVRAALAARRDTVVGVSPIIGGKALKGPADRLLVELGREASAVAVAEWYRDVVGVLVIDEVDAELAPAIEALGVRCVVAPTIMSDLDTTVALAEVVLDA
- the gmd gene encoding GDP-mannose 4,6-dehydratase, whose amino-acid sequence is MTKRALITGLTGQDGSYLAEFLLEKGYDVVGIVRRSSTVNFERISHIQDDIRIEQGDLLDEASMHDVVRRVRPTEIYNLGAQSFVQTSWQQAVLTGETTALGVTRLLNAVRDIDRDIRFYQASSSEMFGKVQAVPQTESTPFYPRSPYGVAKLYGHWITVNYRESYNMHATSGILFNHESPRRGLEFVTRKITNHVARIKQGLATELPLGDLHPERDWGFAGDYVEAMWAMLQQDTADDFVIATGETHSVQEFCEIAFSHVGLNWQDHVVQDERFMRPAEVDLLIGDPAKAKAQLGWQPKTSFRELVEMMVEGDMELVARQQRV
- a CDS encoding DMT family transporter → MSTSQPMGDRIAERFPYHLIALGVVLYGTGPVLARSADTSGVLLSFWRLWFGFGVLVVSAVVQRLSGRSLATPKGLKWAALAGAAFSLNQVFFFTAIKRTSVVDASLMSTLAPIVVGFAAIPMFGERPAPAFRLWSVVAMAGAAFVVLGSSQGPDGDPIGMAMAMVSTTFFAMFFLISKISREHLSVVAFLTTVMGTAAVLVSLFVLAIGSDPGSVGTTDLWRALAMAVVPGTLGHVVMTWPLRYTPANVPPLMRLAGPVVSGTMAWIFLGEGITWVHLAGGAIILAGLIGAIRSKAGQALVTEARAKDAESVGSLPT
- the cofE gene encoding coenzyme F420-0:L-glutamate ligase; the protein is MTLRRLEIIPIGGLPEIRPGDDLAGMIMDACAASLGEHEQLRDHDVLIVSQKVVSKAEDRLVKVDPTDPQSHKPLVLAEARRVIRRRGDLIITETKHGFICANSGIDRSNVDADVACLLPEDSDRSARRLRDAIKGRQGIDVAIIVADTFGRPWRRGLTDIAIGCAGIKPILDLRGTEDATGRELHVTEVCLVDELAGAAELVRGKSTGIAVALIRGIDPAWMGEGTVVGDIVRHPNEDLFR
- a CDS encoding DUF5719 family protein yields the protein MTRWTAVIVLIGLLVAGVAYDRVDIAPVPEPEVSLPEPVSPAIDASGSLSTVWFCPVGSGSAEGIGLHTLALTNAGDTDAVATINLLNGSGPGPSARIDLPPRSTETFEVAELDQSNLVGAVVEIVGGEGVVGHNVATNRGITQAPCGTETSDSWYFADGTTTRDSSQFIVLLNPFSQDVVFDVEFQTATRTRVPDDLQAAVVPGRSVRLINVGDYVSREANVATKITSVQGRFAVERLQFFDGQLGPSGVALTSAAIAPRLEWYLPAGRVHDGGDQRVTIYNPGESTAEIDLEFDLADPADRSSYGLVPVEITIAGGRIAVIDLVEELSRAGYPLPAELGVTLRSTNDVGIVAERWQVTPKIDTSLIGAGGTNASIGFGRAPRRFQDGEDVESQDNAIPDPSLEPEVVPLIQATATAGVGISHGSSVLSDRWVVPWMTIGEGEQSVLVVTAPAGALVEVQLMVAGELLPPVRSAVPAEGRAQIPLAGPVADAAVVVTSDAPVAVEVQVVTPEGRLAVIPGVPSVTPIGPAAQGTGANE
- a CDS encoding GDP-mannose 4,6-dehydratase yields the protein MAHALVTGATGFVGPHLVAHLTECGDTVIGSDPADPSRRGPDLLDFDGWRGLVADAAPDVIYHLAGWSNVGASWANPRQVWRVNTEGTLAVLEAADGAGVARVVIVSSADVYGPLDPASMPILDEQPTNPASPYGASKAAAEVLALQFDRSHDLDVVIARPFNHIGPGQSPGFVVAAFAQRIAEAELAGGGEVRHGDLSARRDFTDVRDTVRAYRLLAERGTPGRTYNICTGHDVAMSEVLEQLRSLASVEIDTAIDESLLRPIDVPVHRGSARRLHDDTGWTPTIPLDQTLADVLEDARLRVAAAHPTATDPQEQT